The sequence tgaagagagaattttctgaatttaAGAATCAGAATGACCCGAagagaaatacagaaaaaaatgtcaatggtatttcagcaaatttctcaaaacttcagattatttttttcaagcgaACGAAAAATATTGAGGTTAGTGTCATGCAAAAAAAACGCCGCCACTAGCGGTTAAAACTACCATGAACGCCGCTGCCGAAAATTGTTGGACTTGCACACTATAGAAGCAGATTGGATTAAGTAATAGAGAAAAAAGTCAATTCCAATCATTATTGTAAAGTGGTAATACGttaatacgaaaaaaaatctaataactataacaaatatattataaatattctcatttctgaaatatcatatgattttccgatatatcgatattttcattccaatatatcggtgatatcgatactttgattcgattatcgtatcgaatcaaatatcgatattttgaagtatcggaacgtccctattGGTATAATACTATGTGTCTCCGggctttctatcaaaaattcgtttttggagtgatcatatagcctttcggtacaactgtgttgtacgaaaaaggcaaaaagattacgaataataaaaattatgtgTACCTATAAAagctttttacaatttttaattttcttccgAACGAGACGAGCCaaccttgggctgaaagtctcgttaataaagacaaaaaaaaatttatctcGTTCGTCTAATTTACGCCAAACCTGGCGAATCGAGGAGTACTGGCAATCactttttatttaataattcataatttatgccgatttgtgatttGAAAAGAATAGCATTATGAAAACACATACCTGTAATACAGCAGTTGAAGCTACTAGTCCTTCCACTTTCTTCTTGCTCTCTCCAAGCTCTGCATTTATTAGCTGAATATCATccaaaaattgatgaaaaagtCTATCACTCAACAGCTTGTTCGCTGATTTAGAAGAAGAATTAtctaaaagtgaaaaatatacAAATGAATAATTTCGGCACTCTTTTGCACATTATCTTATTCTCACCAATAAAACTTAACAGATCTGCGGTTTGTTGGATGTTTTTCCTATAAAGACCTCGCCAGGCCGCCCAGCATTCGGGGTCTTCGTTGAGGCACAATATCAGTCCGAAATAGATCAGGTCCGGTTTCGCGATGAACTGGAAGTTTTTGAACAGCGTCGTAAAGGTGACTGGGGTCTTCGGGGCACTGAGGACGTATCGTTTTACCAACAGTTTCGATGCTTGATCAAGCAGTACGGATAATTCACGATTGGGTTTGCTTTGCGTTGTCAACGAGCTCAGTATGGTCAGGAAATCGCTGGATGAAATGTCGAGTCTAAAAGATGAGCGGAAAAAATGTGAATATATAATAGAGCTCGGCGACACAACAATTGGTAGTCAGGTAGTTTTAGCGCTCATTTATTCCCAGGTAATTATTTTACCTAATATTTATAGTATAGAATATTactcagaggcgtcgcgtccgcatgtgcaacctgtgcactgcacagtgttgctttttgccgatttcgtgcccttttttaatagcatcgtttctgttgattttttcgctgtagtttgtttgaaGAAGACGTTAGTTATGAAAAGGGCCTTTTTTTTGAGAAAgtctgtaaaataattaatccacctaaaagtgagataaaaattttgctTACCCATCGAAACCAGATATGAGCCCCCACTTTACCAAAGACACCCCATACATATGACTTATATAGTAcgagatatgtgacattttctgtggaaggtccctaaaatcagttttttgagcaaatttttttttctatgtttcaggcacttttaccttctataaagttgtttggccaacaaaaatgcacgtttttgtagaacattgcgaagctctatctactaaatttgaaaatttatttgagaaaatgtttgttttttagGGGTGTTTTAGAATCGTGTAACTTgatccggcgcaaaatggcgaaCACAACTTTTTAGTACACCGAAACTGCTGTATGTTAACAATTGTCTAGCGGttgaagcttttgtttacacgAAATTATATGTGAattatatagattttaaatGTCCTAATTTTTGTCTTACTTGTACACGTACTACTTGTGTAAATGCTATAGGATCACAATAAAAATTAACCTTTGATAGGTGAccaataggggccctccttagccgtgcggtaaggcgcgcggctacaaagcaagaccatgctgagggtggctgggttcgattcccggtgccggtctagtcaattttcggattggaaattgtctcgacttccctgggcataaaagtatcatcgtgctagccacatgatatacgaatgcaaaaatggtaacctggcttagaaacctcgcagttaataactgtggaagtgcctaatgaacactaagctgcgaggcggctctgtcccagtgtggggacgtaatgccaataagaagaagagaagaagaagaaggtgacCAATAGGCCCATAGTATATTGCAACACTATGAACTGaactgatgtctgtatgtgtgtatattcgTGTGTATGTGAGTATGTATAGACATTTTATAGACCCATTTTTGGGAATTAAGAAATCAACCATTTTTCACAGAAAACTGCATGATTCCATTGTTTATTCGCGAAGAAAACATTGTTTTCCAGATTAATCGCGATACTCGAAATATTTACGTTTGTCAATAGAAAAATACTTGATATGTATATATGTAAGTAAAAATACTGCTAGAAGGTGATGTTTGGAGTCatggaaaagttaaaaaaaaaacagaatactACACACATCGGTGAAGATTCCTTTCTCGTTTACTAAAATAGGATCCAATAATCCGCCGTCGTTCAttattcacaaaattttcaataataaatcttcttcttcttattggcattacattcctcactgggacattgccgccttgcagccTTATTCagcgcttccacagttgttaactgcgacaATTCTAagacaagttaccatttttgcattgtaTTTCACGAGGCTAACacttgatacttttatgcccaggggagtcgagacaatttgcaatccgaaaattacctagaccggcaccgggaattgaacccagccaccctcagaatggtcttgctttgtagccgcgcgtcttaccgcacgactaaggagggcccaatcaATAATAAATTATGGTCTCAAATTCCTTATGCAGTTTTCTGTGCGAAATTGttatttgttaatttccaaacaGTATGACTATAAAATATCgatgcacacacacatacacacgaatatacacacatacagacatcgtggagctgccaggagccagggtggccgacgagggaagagtaactgtggcggaacttgcggggattgcacagtcccttagtgtaggtaaggcgccaggaccggatggtattccgaacctggccattaaagcggccattgccgaggctcccgagatgttcagatctgtcatgcagagatgcctggacgaaggAGTcttcctgaagcatggaaaaggcagagcttggtcctattgccaaaggcgggaaaaccaccgggtgatccgtcggcatatagaccaatatgcctgcttgatacggcgggaaggtgctcgagaagatcatcctcaacaggttgttgatacgcacggagggtgcggatggtctatcgagtaaccagtttggcttccgaaagggtaagtcgaccgtagacgctatcttgtcggttaccaaatccgcggagatagctatccagcgtaagaggaggggagttcgctattgtgcagtagtgactctcgacgtgaggaatgcattcgaTAGTGTCAGTTGGGCaactattgcagatgcgctcctgcgtcttggaattccagagtacctgtacaagattctcggaagctacttccagaatcgagtactggtatacgacacggaggcgggtcggaagtgcgttgacataacctcaggggttccgcaaggttccatactgggtccggtgttatggaacgtcatgtatgacggtgtcttgaggttgaagttcccggtgggcgtggtaatcgtcggcttcgctgacgatattacgctggaggtctacggcgaatcgatcgaagaggtggagttgactgcagcccactcgatcgcaattgtggaggagtggatgagttccaggaagttagaactggctcaccacaagactgaggtggttgttgttaacaaccgaaagtcggagcagcaagcggtgataagggcaggcaactgcacgatcacctctgaacgctcaatcaaactcttggggtaataatcgacgataagctcacctttggtagccacgtcaattacgcctgcaagcgtgcctccacagctatagtggcattgtcccggatgatgtccaatagctctgcggtttatgccagcaagcgcaagcttctggctagcgttgctctgtccatactgaggtatgggggccagcttggggcacggccctgcgtattaactgctacagaacgaagttagaaagtacgtataggctcatgtgcctaagagttgcgagcgcgtaccgtaccgtgtcgcacgatgcactctgcgtcatcaccggtatgatgcctattgacatcgttatcggtgaagacatagagcgctttgaaatgcgcggcacgagaggcatccgcaggactgtcaggttggcctcaatggtccaaatggcagcgtgcgtgggacagttccactaagggtagatggacataggttgataccggagataggtacgtgggtcaagaggcgccatggggaaatcactttccacctgacccaggtccttacaggccatggttgcttcagacagtacctacaccggttcggacactcggcctcgcccgagtgtccggtgtgcgttggtttagaggaaacggcggaacacgtgttgttcgtgtgcccgcgttttcgcacaatgcgtgaccacatgcttgccacatgtggtctggacactaccccggacaacctagtccggaggatgtgtaaacatgaagttggctggaacgccgttttatcggctatcgtccaaatcgtctcggaactacacagaaggtggcgcgtggactcgaggaatggctagttcaggcgcaaataagaggtggtccaagggttcggagtcggcatcatgggtcataccggtgccctgtggtcgaactcgatccttttatcgaacaagtggccgcgtgaagaacaacatggtatcgtcgctttcgcggcgtcggtcaaccaggcgggttccgagcccgaggacggaaaggggtcctcgtcaaggctggggcaggcgtaggcaccgcgtcggcaagtccctctgtgtgctggcgaataggccctatcgcagaaaggtcaatttggggtgcacgcggcatcatcattcttgataccagtcgtgcagagggaagcaggcgcgaagtcgaccctgcccaccttccgaggacatagggcgtggtaaggccacctggaaagccggcaatgcgctggcacgataccatggtgttcttctaaaaagcgagtcacgatgttcgatgctgcaaggacacgcagctaacctcgagggtgcgttatgcactggcccccctttgaagcattactttctggttgtaccgaagggacgatgggcttggcggcaatggaaacggtttagctggtcggggatgcagtcctgcctccctcattggaggtggcccctaacccagcacttcctggtcaacccaggatgtctgttgagcagattccccctccattgtttaggaagaaaaaaaaaaaacatacagacatcagcaggggcagcagggactttgtccaagggcttgacgacccctccccatggccactgcgagttagaccgggaccatcgtccctaacccctaatcccaaggcgtcaagcgacccgtgccgaggggatgcatggccaggggggtgaaataataagctaggcctttaacggagcctgtgggatACCTGGGCACcatccacagtaattgtcccttaccgcgtcatgctgggctctggcgtggtggacctctttttcccgagcaactcgtgggaccaaaatggaaaaccaagtcaattcttcaattagtggtagtagtgtaggcgacaaccccttcgcaagaggtgggttgttcaggtctccgcctaggaggccagaggctatagtcggcagctcagtgcgcagcgccagcgtgggtcacttaaccttcctctcggctaaaaaacgccggtagaggttattgacggcccatggcttgtggaggcgatgaaccgcaaacgcgatgggctttcggccttcgaggtggcgacggaacagctggacgccatcatcgactttgcgtcattgaagcataatatcagtaagaaccccaagaggagcttgcagaaacttcgaaagtcgatgctggacgccaagctggagagggtggtcgggacggccaaggattcgcggacttgggcaaggtcgaatcgaccgaaggcgtgccagcgaagacgttGGTACCAAattctacccagactgaggctcaagtatttgcgggtacgtcggggatgactgctccaacggagcagacacaaaaacgggggagacagtctccaggggatgagctgcctaggggccgctccaaaacgcggagggttactaccccgaacaagggtagtggggctgggaagctgaaccccggccaggtacctccaaaaccgggggaggaaggacctggaaaggtccgtccacccaggaaagacggtggtaaggggttatggcaggctgagagttctcagtcgcaccagaccagggaaatagagggggatgacgcctcctggaccctggtcaagaacaagaggaaaccgaagacgtcaagggccgaaaagaaggcccaggcgaatgagggtagctagaagtctagggtaggcgccaatcgctccaggggcgatgccctagtcatcaaaacggacgaggctaagtactcggacgtcttgaaggcgatgaggagtgacgtcaagctcggtgaactcggcgccgtagtacgtcgaataagacgtacccggatgggcgagatgttcctcgagctgaagcggggcatctcgcaaaagggcgccgcctacaagaagttggcggatgaagtcctaggcgagacggtcaagatGAAGGCAcacacgacggaggtgaatctaagggttaaagacctggacgagatcaccgaagtcgaagagctcgtcacggcactgcggcgacagtgtaaagtggagacgcccaccgcagccgttcggctacggaaaggtccgacaGGGACGCAgatagcattggttcggctatctgcagcggacgcctccaaggtagtcaagttagggagcgtcaaggtgggatggtcggtatgccctgtgggcatatacgagcaacccgaagtttgcttcaagtgcctggaaccggggcacaagcaatgggactgcaaaggccctgacagaagcaatctctgccgacgctgcggattggagggacataaggcacaatgctgcacgaaccctcccaattgtttgatttgttccagcaaagctgtgaacagcaagcaccccatgggggttcgaagtgcccggcgtttaagcgtgctgcaaaatcacagtgcaggtaacgcagctggcttgctcggcctcgcccgagtgtttggtgtgcgcagttttagaggaaacggaggaacacgtgttgttcgtgtgctcacgttttcgcgcaatgcgtgaccacatgcttgccacaacaacctagttcggaggatgtgtaaagatgaagttggctggaacgccgttttagcggctatcgcccaaatcgtctcggagctacacagaaggtggcgcgtggactcaaggatggctacttcaggcgcaaataagaggtggtccaagggatcgaaGTCTGCTttatgggtcataccggtggtcaagCTCTGTGgttgaactcgatccttttatcgaacaagtggcggggcgaagaacaacatggtatcgtcgctttcgcggcgtcggtcaaccgggcgggtaccgagcccgaggacggaaaggggtcctcgtcacggctggggcaggcgtagacaccgcgtcggcaagtccctctgtgtgctggtgAATAGGCCCTattgcagaaaggtcaatttggggtacaCTCGgaatcatcattcttgataccagtcgtgcagagggaagcaggcgcgaagtcgacccttcccaccttccgaggacatagggcgtggtaaggccacctggaaagccggcagcGCGCTGGCGCGATAAGAGTAGACATACAGCAGTTTCAGTGTACTGAATAGTTgtgtgcgccattttgcgccgaaACAAGTTACACGATTCTAAAACACccctaaaaaaaaaacccattttctcaaataacttttcaatttCAAGAGATAGAGCTttgcaatgttctacaaaaacgtgtatttttgtGAGCCAAACAACTTTGAAGAAGATGGTAAAAATGCTTGAAacgtagaaaaaaagttatgcttAAGAAACTTATTTCAGGGATCTTCCacagaaaatgtcacatatctcgTACTCTATAAGTCTTAGGTATGGGGTGTCTTTGGTAAAGTGGCTtgaaataccatccgctacaactCTCCTGAAGACCCTAGGCTCATATCTGGTTTCGATGGTTAagcaaaatttttatctcacttttaggtggattaatcattttacagattttctcaaaaaaaggtCCTTTTCATAACTAACGTCTTCTTCAAACAAACTCCAGCGaacaaatcaacagaaacaatgCTATTAGAAAAGGGCACGAAATCAACAAAAAGCAACattgtgcagtgcacaggttgcacatgcagacgcgacgcctctgagtAATAGTCTATACTATGTATTAAGAAAAACTAATATTATTGCAACATTGCAGCCAATGCAATTATTGCTTCATGTTTGCTGCCCGAAACGCCATACCGTAAACAACAGGTCAAAATAACGGACTCCTcccaaatgagaaaaaaaaccttTACACTTTTTGTCGTTTGTTTTCTCCACTAATAGGTACGTATTTAGGTGAGATTGATGTGACAACCAGCTCGAGCATATACGAAAGGAAACCAGAACATAATGTGTGAAACTGGCGCACGCATGACGAGCACCTAATATTATGCTTAGAACTAATTTAGTGGTTTCTGCGGGGTATGCAGTAACGCATCTACTACTGCTATGTGCATAACAGTCCTATGTGTTGAATAAGTCGATCAAGTCTTAATACTTATCTGACACGAAGatgttttgaaatttataaatgCTGCGATATTTTTGGGCTTCACTGTagcaatattattttttattatacctCGTGTAGAAATATTGATTAAATCTGTAATGCGAATAGCATCCAACACAAATAGATTCTATTTTCTAGAGCACAGCAGACTATCATAAGCTACATGGGACTTTTGTGCGAATTGGGACAGTTTAGTCCCAATGACTATTCTTCGCCAACTGGTTTATAATCTCTGAACCCACTAAATAGCACCCGAAAATCGAAAAGAATTAGCATTAACATACTTACTTGGCAGTCGAGTTCTGATGTAGAATTTTATGAACATACTCGTGGACGTATTTGCTGTACGTTTTAAGCTCGATCACCGGGACCATGATGTCCTGCCAAACTTTGAGTCCCACGCTGGGATCGTGGTAGCCCCCTTGCCCGAGAGCCCACAGCAAGCTGAGCCCGATGCTACTCCGGTTTTGAAACGAGTTCCTCAGGATGGCATTCCTGGCCAGATTGTTGACGCAAATTTGCGGATTGTTGATGGCCATTGCCTGAAGGAGTAACGTATGGCCCAGATGCGGCAAATTTTTGTTCATATCACCAGTCAGATTGGACAGCGTCAGATCGTAAAAGTATTGCACATTCTGATCACCTGCTTTGGCAATCGTGTCATCAACTAATTCTTTCAGATCCTGAGGAAGCACATCATATGGATAGGAGAGAGTCTTGTTGGCAAAGGTAGGGTCAGCGACATCTACGCGAAGGGATTCATTCAAAAACGTCGTAATCGCTTTCAATGACATCAAGTGATTGTCTTTGAAGTTTTCATTCACAGCCCATAAGTGCGCGCGGAGGTCACTAACGCTCACTGTTTTCAACGCGGCCCCCAGATCCTTGTACTTGGGCTTTGCAGGTTGTTTCTTATCCGTTTCTTGCTTATGTTTGGCTTTGTTTTGCTGTTGACCACGTGCGGGTGATCGTTTCCGATCCTGCTGTTGCTGACTTTGATGCCTTCCATTCGCCACATTTTGACTGTTTTTATTCTCCTTGTTGCCCTGATCGATTAATAGGTTGTCCTTCACATTGGCGTACAATGACCGAATCTGATCCATTGTATCTATAATtagcaaacgaaaacaaaaagcGAGAGTAAAGATAATGTTCTAACGCGGATAACGGTATCTGCGGTGCGTGTCAAGCGTCTTCGCGGAGCATAGAATTAGAACTGATGCAGTCCGCTTCGTGGGGCTAAGCAACAACCGCAGCTTCACTGAGAATGCGTTTGTGCAATGAATGCAAAAACGAAGTTCTCTGACTCTCGTTCTTTTCATTATGTTTTACAGGCAGAGCATTGTGGTTGTTTATGGATAATTATTTAGGAGTTGGCGAATTAGCGACGTGATTCGTCACATTACATATTATCAATGATTTTTATTACATATTATACCCAggattttttacacggtttggttttagtcgtttaagaccttcagcgttaatgaaacaatgagttaagcccacgaaaaaattcacaaaaacaaagaaaattcagggggtatttaaaaagctgtgataGTTTGGGTTAATctagaaattaatgaattccaacagcgtaaaaaaacctgggtgtagtaCACAAATTTGCCGCGAAAGTTTTTTGAAGGGTGTGATTGAATTCCAGAATGCTTGCTCTTAAAACTTCCAGGTAATATTATCATTTTATAATACATACGAGGGTCACATGATGATGTCACCAGCAAGGATTACCAATTCATGCTTTTCTTCATGATAAACCTTGGAGTTAATTTATTACGGTGAAGGTAGATTTTAGAGGGGAGTACCAAAGCACAATAGCTCGTTGGGAGGTGGCAGTGAATTTTGTGTTTAATTCAGTCAATTGGGTCACAGTGTCAGATTTATTCTCGGTGTTCCGATAATTCTAGGTTTGTCTGCTTTATGGCATTCATTTGCGACCTACATTGAAGAATAGGCTATAgaatcggaagtttctccaggaatttctccacaagtttatccaggaattctttcggaagttactgcagaaattccttcgggagttcttccaggaattccttcagaagttcctccagaaatgctttcgggagatcctccagaaattcttccggaagctactgcagaaattccttcggaagttactgcagaaattccttcggaagtctatccagaaattcctttggaagtttctccaggaattcctttggaagtttctccaggaattccttcagaagtttctccaggaattccttcggaagttcctccagaaattcctttggaagttcctccaggaattcctctggaagtttctccaggaattccttcggaagttcctccagaaattcctttggaagttcctccaggaattcctctggaagttcctccaggaaatcctccggaagttcctccaggaatcccttcagaattttctccaggaattccttcggaagttcctccagaaattcttccggaagttactgcagaaattcactcggaagttcatccacaaattcctttggaagttcctccaggaattccttcggatgtttctccaggaattcctttggaagtttctccaggaattccttcggaagtttctccaggaattccttcggaagtttctctgggaattccttcggaatttctctagaaattccttcggaattttctctgagaattccttcggaagttcctccaggaatccaggAAGATCCAGcagaaattcctaaggaagtttatccagaaattcctttgaaagttccttcgggaattcctccggaagttccttcgggtattcctccggaagttcctttggaaattcctccggaagttcctttgggaattcctccggaattgcaCTGCACAAACATAGTCGACATTACTAAATAAGTTAGCCGATTACCAATGCAATGTGCGCTTTGTTCTCCGATGATAAACACCATCACCACCGGCTGAACTGCTTTGCAGTTAGGCCGAAACAAATATGAATTCCTTGTCATGTTGATCTTTGGATAACGAAGGggatataccccgttaggcataacgcACGTTGGTCATAATGTTCgttagaaatttccgaaaatacctattcctctgaaaattttgtacagAAATTATGTggacacaagcccaagtcctggtgccATGTgagacacaaaacagacctgacacgacggccctccgacgagacagaagGTTTGCACAGGTCCAATAAGCAGCCTGTAAAACCAATAATAGCAATAtaaaagataatacgactcgatataatcggaaaagacctaggcgacgaataaaggatcaccattgcaagcttggaacatgaaactgcaagtcgctaggcttcgcaggttgcgacaggatgatctacgatgaattacatccccgaaacttcgacgtcgtggcgctgcaggagatttgctgaacaggacagaaagtatgaaaaagcgggcatcgacGGCTACCTTCTATCAAAGCTGTGGTACCACATAccagctgggaaccggcttcatagtgctaggCAAGATCCGCCaagtgtgattgggtggcagccaatcaacgtaaggatgtgcaagctgaggataaaaggccgtttcttcaataATATCTtcaataattaattattatagcatcatcaacgtgcactgcccacacgaagggagacccgacgacgagaaagaagcgttatacgcacagctggagcagacataccaTGGATGCCCACTGACGTcccaaaatcgtcatcggcgacatgaacgcacaggtacaccgtatcgaatgataacggccaacgatgcataaacttcgcagcctcccgcagaatggtagtccgaagcttggtccgaagcacctttttccctgcaaaaatatccacaaggccacatggagatcaccaaatcaagaaacggaaaaccaaatcgaccacgttctaatcgacggtaaattcttctccgacatcatgaacgtacgaccttaccgcagtgcgaatattgaatcc comes from Armigeres subalbatus isolate Guangzhou_Male chromosome 2, GZ_Asu_2, whole genome shotgun sequence and encodes:
- the LOC134212474 gene encoding transmembrane protein 214 gives rise to the protein MSDEWEVVSKQKKPRKPAGNKNKASAAEKAGTSKIADADTMDQIRSLYANVKDNLLIDQGNKENKNSQNVANGRHQSQQQQDRKRSPARGQQQNKAKHKQETDKKQPAKPKYKDLGAALKTVSVSDLRAHLWAVNENFKDNHLMSLKAITTFLNESLRVDVADPTFANKTLSYPYDVLPQDLKELVDDTIAKAGDQNVQYFYDLTLSNLTGDMNKNLPHLGHTLLLQAMAINNPQICVNNLARNAILRNSFQNRSSIGLSLLWALGQGGYHDPSVGLKVWQDIMVPVIELKTYSKYVHEYVHKILHQNSTAKLDISSSDFLTILSSLTTQSKPNRELSVLLDQASKLLVKRYVLSAPKTPVTFTTLFKNFQFIAKPDLIYFGLILCLNEDPECWAAWRGLYRKNIQQTADLLSFIDNSSSKSANKLLSDRLFHQFLDDIQLINAELGESKKKVEGLVASTAVLQQVQNNVTSKKNKAAKSVKTQRTSATTVCCSFLLATFLLFGLTGGLIGFDTYQAGGNFEKSHTGQLLKQAGLLPAVQDAWTCTLKYSARGYKWSEEHVPVYYGQAKKTVGPYVEFSIDFSKVLWNGAKKGFGNVKLLVEQKTPVVAEFVEQYAPGLPKKVGDFACSTWTTVSTFTVKTYNQSCEFFKTKVFVGQLSPENLGKAFNSTQQAAAQYYSWFHEKVDFYAKVK